From the Theobroma cacao cultivar B97-61/B2 chromosome 2, Criollo_cocoa_genome_V2, whole genome shotgun sequence genome, one window contains:
- the LOC18609210 gene encoding universal stress protein A-like protein, which translates to MEENKMKKKVMVAIDESECSHHALQWALENLGDTLSASQVFIFTAQPLPNFAYLSASTYGAAPLDLITTVQKNQKKLTLALLEKAKDICATHGVDGETMTEIGDPKDKICEAVEKLKIQLLILGSHGRGALQRAFLGSVSNHCVHNAKCPVLVVRKPA; encoded by the exons atggaagaaaacaagatgaagaagaaagtgATGGTGGCAATAGACGAGAGCGAGTGCAGCCACCATGCTCTTCAATGGGCTCTTGAAAACCTTGGAGACACTCTCTCTGCTTCTCAGGTCTTCATCTTTACCGCACAGCCTCTCCCTAATTTTGCTTACCTTTCTGCTTCCACCTACGGTGCTGCGC CTCTGGATTTGATAACCACCGtgcaaaaaaatcaaaagaagcTCACTTTAGCTTTGCTGGAGAAAGCTAAGGACATCTGCGCCACGCATGGG GTTGATGGGGAGACTATGACAGAAATCGGAGATCCTAAAGACAAAATATGTGAGGCAGTGGAAAAGCTCAAGATTCAGTTGCTTATATTGGGAAGCCATGGTCGAGGAGCTCTACAGAG GGCTTTTTTGGGAAGTGTCAGTAATCACTGTGTTCACAATGCCAAGTGCCCTGTTCTTGTGGTGAGGAAACCAGCTTGA